A region of Necator americanus strain Aroian chromosome I, whole genome shotgun sequence DNA encodes the following proteins:
- a CDS encoding hypothetical protein (NECATOR_CHRI.G2624.T2), whose product MISTGHSSTVLRIKSSTAKSNRKAPATAPRLTGAAYTSLIGFCDISACRLLHYRRDQPVISVENYTIYRADADEKKVDGCAITVRNDYNNLPAVIANMGLEQQSDVLRKWYYPAKRTLDNGDRLVDLSEQTGLIIASMFKRNHQRHQLKWMASTLLTPEEHRKRKMRTLKLQLNYVLARNIPRAKEFEKTWEDKNLRKTYASLKQYSGKMKRCSPVFNTANEVAVGETTFPIWRDHVKTLLNRQAPSAPELEHVHRPTYVVNEEPPTESEVLVKIRKIKNLVETTESAQKC is encoded by the exons atgatatcgACAGGACACTCATCTACTGTACTTCGCATAAAATCGTCGACGGCGAAATCAAACAGGAAAGCTCCTGCCACTGCTCCTCGTCTTACTGGAGCCGCGTACACGAGTCTGATTG gcttctgcgatatctccgCGTGCCGTCTGCTGCACTACAGGAGAGATCAGCCTGTCATCAGcgtcgaaaattacaccatataccgcgccgatgctgatgagaagaaagtagatgGTTGCGCAAtaactgtgaggaacgattacaacaacctg CCAGCGGTCATTGCGAAtatgggactcgaacaacaatccgatgtgctaagaaaatggtattatccagcaaAGCGCACGttggacaacggtgaccgtctagTCGACTTAAGTGAACAGACGggtctcatcatcgcttccatgtttaagaggaatcatcaacGCCATCAGCTCAAGTGGATGGCGTCAActcttttaacgcctgaagagcaccgcaagcggaagatgaggactcttaagcttcagctcaaCTACGTTCtagcgaggaacattcctag agcgaaggagtttgaaaagacgTGGGAAGACAAGAACTTGCGGAAAACCTATGCTtcactaaaacagtatagcggcaaaatgaaaagatgttctccagtcttcaacactgccaatgaagtggctgtcggtgaaaCAACgtttccaatttggagggatcacgtcaagaccttgctgaaccggcaagcgccgtcagctcctgaactcgagcacgttcacaGACCGACATATgtggttaacgaggaaccaccgacgGAGTCGGAAGTTCTGGTCAAAATACGAAAGATcaaaaatctggtggagacaaCGGAatcagcgcagaaatgctga
- a CDS encoding hypothetical protein (NECATOR_CHRI.G2626.T3), whose translation MDRKRDKINYLYCDSGATLVWNGNPVSGCDNIFKFISSLPETDHHLVSVDVQRVNSGLPGSLDVLTVTTAGNVTLGGTMHGFTHTFILMVEDGKYKVRSERFRYVD comes from the exons ATGGATAGGAAAAGAGACAAGATCAACTATCTCTATTGCGACAGCGGAGCAACGTTAGTATGGAACGGAAACCCTGTATCAGGATGTGACAATATTTTCAA ATTCATTTCATCGCTACCCGAGACGGACCATCACCTAGTGTCTGTTGACGTGCAACGTGTTAATTCTGGCCTACCTGGCTCGCTGGACGTGCTTACTGTCACAACTGCAGGAAACGTAACCTTAGGAGGAACTATGCATGGTTTCACCCACACATTCATTCTTATGGTCGAAGATGGAAAATacaag GTGCGGAGTGAACGGTTTCGTTACGTTGACTGA
- a CDS encoding hypothetical protein (NECATOR_CHRI.G2622.T1), translating to MPLYLTFIELKKAFDSVETEAVMETLDNQGVSTQYIKVLRELHSNFTTGISPFYKNIIIDVKREVRQGDVISPKIFTTTLENAMRKLEWDDMGVKVDGRKLHHLRSADDIVLIKPSISQAERMVTEFDETCRCIGLLLNLQKAMFMRNGWITNAPFTLNVTNISECTRYGYLGRELNMMNDLTPELGRMRRAACGAYKSIEE from the coding sequence ATGCCGCTAtatctcaccttcatcgagttgaagaaggccttcgactcagttgagacggaggCGGTCATGGAaaccttggacaaccaaggcgtctctactcagtacataaaggtacttcgagagttgcaCAGCAACTTCACAAcgggaatttcgccattctacaagaatatcattattgacgtgaagagggaggtccgacagggtgatgtaatctcacccaaaatattcacaaccaccctcgagaacgcaatgcgaaagttggaatgggacgacatgggagtgaaggttgatggtcggaagctacaccatttgcgctctgctgatgacatcgtactgataaaacctagcatcagccaagcggaacgaatggtgaccgaattcgacgaaacatgtagatgcatcggtcttctgctgaatctgcaaaaggcgatgttcatgcgtaacggaTGGATCACGAATgctccattcacgctcaacgtaACGAACATATCGGAATGCACAAGATACggttatctgggtcgggaattgaacatgatgaacgacctgacccccgagctgggcaggatgagacgagcggcttgtggagcgtataagagcatcgaggagtga
- a CDS encoding hypothetical protein (NECATOR_CHRI.G2626.T1) — MELAAVIEVGLSLATLISTVRLNNEDLILITTTSPTDEMATELDKLDEEICKEASNFTKIFYDAMDRKRDKINYLYCDSGATLVWNGNPVSGCDNIFKFISSLPETDHHLVSVDVQRVNSGLPGSLDVLTVTTAGNVTLGGTMHGFTHTFILMVEDGKYKVRSERFRYVD, encoded by the exons ATGGAGCTAGCCGCTGTGATCGAGGTTGGACTCTCGCTGGCCACACTCATCTCGACCGTCCGATTGAATAATGAGGATCTCATCTTGATCACAACTACTAGTCCCACG GACGAAATGGCCACGGAGTTGGATAAACTTGATGAAGAAATATGTAAGGAAGCTTCTAATTTCACGAAAATATTCTATGACGCGATGGATAGGAAAAGAGACAAGATCAACTATCTCTATTGCGACAGCGGAGCAACGTTAGTATGGAACGGAAACCCTGTATCAGGATGTGACAATATTTTCAA ATTCATTTCATCGCTACCCGAGACGGACCATCACCTAGTGTCTGTTGACGTGCAACGTGTTAATTCTGGCCTACCTGGCTCGCTGGACGTGCTTACTGTCACAACTGCAGGAAACGTAACCTTAGGAGGAACTATGCATGGTTTCACCCACACATTCATTCTTATGGTCGAAGATGGAAAATacaag GTGCGGAGTGAACGGTTTCGTTACGTTGACTGA
- a CDS encoding hypothetical protein (NECATOR_CHRI.G2629.T2) translates to METGPDCLPALVLLLLSARYQEVWAGDHERRLYAKLADGYNKLARPVRNESEPVLVLLGLDFQQILDVDEKHQIMHSNVWLRMSWIDHYLTWDPAEYGNIREVRLPISNIWKPDVLLYNSVDQQFDSTWPVNAVVYHTGNITWIPPAVIRSSCNIDIAYFPFDLQHCSMKFGSWTYSGFFTDLRNASVSVGTYQPNGEWELLDLTSKRSIFYYECCPEPYYDITFTISIRRRTLYYGFNLVLPSMVISALALLGFTLPADSGEKLNLCVTIFMSLCVFMLMVAEAMPQTSDALPLIEVYFSCIMFEVGASVVCTVFALNFHHRTPESYHPMTPLTRKILLDWLPTLLFMERPPPFNLEQSNGHVICERHKDRRKTKRFFDTEKMLMNNCFSPHDHKTKAVHLDFCHGGRIEVRRRPISAERNSFPISHCNNSASPLLTHKYTFTKLSNPVETVDRKSPTPAATRGLMDERQFASIIEELRVISSKVKKEEMMHSQRADWMFAAMVIDRSATYLRLINELLTSCLPH, encoded by the exons ATGGAGACGGGACCCGACTGCTTACCAGCGTTGGTGCTGCTGCTGTTGTCGGCTCGCTATCAAG AAGTATGGGCCGGCGATCACGAAAGGCGTTTGTATGCGAAGCTCGCTGATGGCTACAATAAACTCGCCCGGCCAGTTCGCAACGAAAGTGAGCCGGTGCTAGTACTGCTTGGTCTCGATTTCCAGCAGATACTGGATGTG GATGAGAAGCATCAAATCATGCACTCGAATGTGTGGTTACGTATG AGCTGGATCGATCACTACCTAACGTGGGATCCGGCAGAGTACGGCAACATTCGTGAAGTTCGCCTACCTATATCAAATATATGGAAACCAGACGTGTTGCTATACAACAGCGTTGATCAACAATTCGACAGCACATGGCCAGTTAATGCAGTCGTATACCA CACTGGCAACATCACTTGGATACCACCAGCTGTGATTAGATCCAGTTGTAATATTGACATAGCATATTTCCCATTTGATTTACAG CATTGTTCCATGAAATTTGGTTCCTGGACATATTCGGGTTTTTTCACCGACCTGCGCAACGCCTCCGTCTCAGTCGGCACTTACCAGCCAAATGGAGAATGGGAATTACTAG ATCTGACATCAAAAAGATCAATCTTCTACTATGAGTGCTGTCCAGAACCATATTATGACATCACATTCACTATATCCATCAGAAGGAGGACACTATATTATGG GTTTAACCTCGTTCTACCCAGCATGGTGATCTCTGCTCTAGCTCTTCTTGGCTTTACCTTGCCAGCAGACTCAGGAGAAAAGCTCAACCTGT GTGTCACAATTTTCATGTCTCTCTGCGTGTTCATGTTGATGGTTGCCGAAGCCATGCCACAAACAAGTGATGCGTTACCGTTGATAG AAGTGTATTTCTCATGCATCATGTTCGAAGTGGGAGCGTCCGTGGTGTGCACTGTATTTGCACTGAATTTTCATCATAGGACTCCAGAAAGTTATCATCCGATGACTCCGCTG ACCAGGAAGATCCTCCTTGATTGGCTGCCGACACTGCTCTTCATGGAACGACCTCCACCATTTAACCTAGAACAGAGTAATGGGCACGTTATATGCGAACGGCACAAGGATAGAAG gaaaacGAAACGATTTTTCGACACggaaaaaatgttgatgaACAACTGCTTCTCACCACATGatcacaaaacaaaagcagTGCACCTCGATTTCTGTCACG gagGTCGCATAGAGGTTCGCCGTCGCCCCATAAGTGCAGAACGGAACTCATTTCCAATTTCGCACTGTAATAACAGTGCTTCACCTTTACTCACTCATAAATACACCTTTACAAAACTTAGC AATCCAGTGGAAACAGTTGATCGGAAATCGCCTACCCCGGCTGCTACACGTGGTCTCATGGATGAGCGACAGTTTGCAAGCATCATTGAAGAACTACGAGTCATCTCGTCAAAAGTTAAAAAGGAG gaaatgatGCATTCTCAACGCGCAGATTGGATGTTTGCAGCTATGGTGATAGATCGT AGCGCCACATATCTTCGCCTGATTAACGAGTTGCTAACCTCCTGCCTTCCACATTAG
- a CDS encoding hypothetical protein (NECATOR_CHRI.G2629.T1) produces the protein MLKLFLIFVMQIGVLARKEVWAGDHERRLYAKLADGYNKLARPVRNESEPVLVLLGLDFQQILDVDEKHQIMHSNVWLRMSWIDHYLTWDPAEYGNIREVRLPISNIWKPDVLLYNSVDQQFDSTWPVNAVVYHTGNITWIPPAVIRSSCNIDIAYFPFDLQHCSMKFGSWTYSGFFTDLRNASVSVGTYQPNGEWELLDLTSKRSIFYYECCPEPYYDITFTISIRRRTLYYGFNLVLPSMVISALALLGFTLPADSGEKLNLCVTIFMSLCVFMLMVAEAMPQTSDALPLIEVYFSCIMFEVGASVVCTVFALNFHHRTPESYHPMTPLTRKILLDWLPTLLFMERPPPFNLEQSNGHVICERHKDRRKTKRFFDTEKMLMNNCFSPHDHKTKAVHLDFCHGGRIEVRRRPISAERNSFPISHCNNSASPLLTHKYTFTKLSNPVETVDRKSPTPAATRGLMDERQFASIIEELRVISSKVKKEEMMHSQRADWMFAAMVIDRVCFVTFSFFLILCTIVLSYRAPHIFA, from the exons atGTTAAAACTATTTTTGATATTCGTGATGCAGATAGGAGTGCTAGCTAGAAAAG AAGTATGGGCCGGCGATCACGAAAGGCGTTTGTATGCGAAGCTCGCTGATGGCTACAATAAACTCGCCCGGCCAGTTCGCAACGAAAGTGAGCCGGTGCTAGTACTGCTTGGTCTCGATTTCCAGCAGATACTGGATGTG GATGAGAAGCATCAAATCATGCACTCGAATGTGTGGTTACGTATG AGCTGGATCGATCACTACCTAACGTGGGATCCGGCAGAGTACGGCAACATTCGTGAAGTTCGCCTACCTATATCAAATATATGGAAACCAGACGTGTTGCTATACAACAGCGTTGATCAACAATTCGACAGCACATGGCCAGTTAATGCAGTCGTATACCA CACTGGCAACATCACTTGGATACCACCAGCTGTGATTAGATCCAGTTGTAATATTGACATAGCATATTTCCCATTTGATTTACAG CATTGTTCCATGAAATTTGGTTCCTGGACATATTCGGGTTTTTTCACCGACCTGCGCAACGCCTCCGTCTCAGTCGGCACTTACCAGCCAAATGGAGAATGGGAATTACTAG ATCTGACATCAAAAAGATCAATCTTCTACTATGAGTGCTGTCCAGAACCATATTATGACATCACATTCACTATATCCATCAGAAGGAGGACACTATATTATGG GTTTAACCTCGTTCTACCCAGCATGGTGATCTCTGCTCTAGCTCTTCTTGGCTTTACCTTGCCAGCAGACTCAGGAGAAAAGCTCAACCTGT GTGTCACAATTTTCATGTCTCTCTGCGTGTTCATGTTGATGGTTGCCGAAGCCATGCCACAAACAAGTGATGCGTTACCGTTGATAG AAGTGTATTTCTCATGCATCATGTTCGAAGTGGGAGCGTCCGTGGTGTGCACTGTATTTGCACTGAATTTTCATCATAGGACTCCAGAAAGTTATCATCCGATGACTCCGCTG ACCAGGAAGATCCTCCTTGATTGGCTGCCGACACTGCTCTTCATGGAACGACCTCCACCATTTAACCTAGAACAGAGTAATGGGCACGTTATATGCGAACGGCACAAGGATAGAAG gaaaacGAAACGATTTTTCGACACggaaaaaatgttgatgaACAACTGCTTCTCACCACATGatcacaaaacaaaagcagTGCACCTCGATTTCTGTCACG gagGTCGCATAGAGGTTCGCCGTCGCCCCATAAGTGCAGAACGGAACTCATTTCCAATTTCGCACTGTAATAACAGTGCTTCACCTTTACTCACTCATAAATACACCTTTACAAAACTTAGC AATCCAGTGGAAACAGTTGATCGGAAATCGCCTACCCCGGCTGCTACACGTGGTCTCATGGATGAGCGACAGTTTGCAAGCATCATTGAAGAACTACGAGTCATCTCGTCAAAAGTTAAAAAGGAG gaaatgatGCATTCTCAACGCGCAGATTGGATGTTTGCAGCTATGGTGATAGATCGTGTCTGTTTCGTcacattctcattttttctcattctctgCACAATTGTTCTTTCCTACAGAGCGCCACATATCTTCGCCTGA
- a CDS encoding hypothetical protein (NECATOR_CHRI.G2624.T1): protein MGLEQQSDVLRKWYYPAKRTLDNGDRLVDLSEQTGLIIASMFKRNHQRHQLKWMASTLLTPEEHRKRKMRTLKLQLNYVLARNIPRSDIRKSRAVWAVAFTLTTV, encoded by the coding sequence atgggactcgaacaacaatccgatgtgctaagaaaatggtattatccagcaaAGCGCACGttggacaacggtgaccgtctagTCGACTTAAGTGAACAGACGggtctcatcatcgcttccatgtttaagaggaatcatcaacGCCATCAGCTCAAGTGGATGGCGTCAActcttttaacgcctgaagagcaccgcaagcggaagatgaggactcttaagcttcagctcaaCTACGTTCtagcgaggaacattcctagGTCAgacatccgaaaatctagagctgtttgggccGTCGCGTtcactctgaccaccgtctag
- a CDS encoding hypothetical protein (NECATOR_CHRI.G2630.T1) codes for MIFGKLEMIILDQDYGDGTRLLTSVGAAAVVGSLSRLDQNLLSKIGSPVGTGERKPQDRRDAAKGEARESDSQG; via the exons ATGATTTTCGGAAAACTGGAAATGATCATTTTGGATCAG GACTATGGAGACGGGACCCGACTGCTTACCAGCGTTGGTGCTGCTGCTGTTGTCGGCTCGCTATCAAGGTTAGATCAGAATCTGTTATCCAAAATCGGTTCTCCAGTAGGCACGGGGGAAAGAAAGCCGCAGGATCGTAGAGATGCTGCTAAAGGAGAAGCTCGAGAAAGCGATTCTCAGGGTTGA
- a CDS encoding hypothetical protein (NECATOR_CHRI.G2623.T2), protein MEAWVAPSKVMERLDCTERELLRLLFGYFWPMETSRSPCSTSSEEFVGFELEEATWPKTKILDEVEEEDPQRGQAIQARRKILQNME, encoded by the exons atGGAGGCTTGGGTAGCGCCGTCTAAAGTGATGGAGAgacttgattgcacggaaagggAGCTGCTTAGGCTGCtgtttggctacttttggcctatg gagaccagcagatcgccttgttcaacaagttctgaggagtttgtcgggttcgagctggaagaggccacgTGGCCGAAAACGAAAATTCTGGATGAGGTGGAGGAAGAGGACCCTCAGCGTGGACAGGCAATTCAGGCGAGACGCAAGATtttgcagaatatggaatag
- a CDS encoding hypothetical protein (NECATOR_CHRI.G2626.T2), protein MDRKRDKINYLYCDSGATLVWNGNPVSGCDNIFKFISSLPETDHHLVSVDVQRVNSGLPGSLDVLTVTTAGNVTLGGTMHGFTHTFILMVEDGKYKKLICKSNKSIAMHFTCRKAKVGGRRFG, encoded by the exons ATGGATAGGAAAAGAGACAAGATCAACTATCTCTATTGCGACAGCGGAGCAACGTTAGTATGGAACGGAAACCCTGTATCAGGATGTGACAATATTTTCAA ATTCATTTCATCGCTACCCGAGACGGACCATCACCTAGTGTCTGTTGACGTGCAACGTGTTAATTCTGGCCTACCTGGCTCGCTGGACGTGCTTACTGTCACAACTGCAGGAAACGTAACCTTAGGAGGAACTATGCATGGTTTCACCCACACATTCATTCTTATGGTCGAAGATGGAAAATacaag AAGTTGATTTGCAAATCGAATAAATCCATAGCTATGCACTTCACTTGTAGAAAAGCGAAGGTCGGTGGTCGACGTTTTGGTTGA
- a CDS encoding hypothetical protein (NECATOR_CHRI.G2628.T1): MEFEQLHLKTVELLASKASVYGLPSENDDVNEAEEYRCVTGDSVLASALCSAIRDARNMELPLVEKQEAPEVVALRANMQRLRLLKERMSVCKNTMAELRASYASVTARTSSLHDACDRALAYQTALAAGAEQIRTNLHFFKQADIIMKKLNNTTKISLTGQMFTGILATIDECLTFLRQHPEYKESSAYIVKYEQCLSRAMTWIRVGVMADIEASVNDVRDRQSQLQVDYAKLGRGGADDDTFALLYGVFATRANSVKAALSVAEQRFSQVPELKAMLAECQQAYFNTRQQLLTPIIQATLAYMASTYADSSCALTRSGCSFILGLCDDEFRLYRQFFSTGQVSGGPPSRFGRQNSSSQSIVSTRQQQADSLHPFEEFIEAICRLLYDMLRPIVIHNPHLETLAEICTILKVEMIEERCSVVPAVVAEECTSFDPRAGFVHVIGELVGDVAERIVYRAVLYGQTDIAGYKPASGDLAYPEKLEMMKSIEMENQKKEEIEFSENQETGRVRKDSSSARPSPAPISAVDLHCLWYPTVRRTVMCLAKLYRCLDVAVFQSLARDLLSMCCESLEEAALHISTSPSKKAGHTKNLDGELFLVKHLLILREQTTPYRQAAHRADATLPMLDCSIDFTKMKSSLFDDKSRWFELSSNNAFLELLFSVPIHVSEQSGDTRRIIDIQLRTRCNQLIATSANVVVGQLLKWVDKAEDELLKPDFDLKQHPDLSPANLSDLAKVAVKALSHAWPELCATYSLYIGVPETEAILLSPVRKRIADTFARALSFAARAYDEEGRSIAALPTVQHVYLILNKE, from the exons ATGGAGTTCGAACAGCTCCATTTGAAAACTGTAGAATTATTGGCCTCGAAGGCTTCTGTCTACGGCCTGCCTAGTGAGAACGATGACGTTAACGAAGCTG aagagTACAGATGCGTTACTGGAGACTCAGTTCTGGCGAGTGCTTTGTGTTCAGCTATCCGTGATGCTCGCAATATGGAGCTCCCACTTGTAGAAAAGCAAGAAGCGCCAGAAGTAGTAGCTCTGCGAGCAAATATGCAGCGTTTGCGGCTTCTGAAGGAACGCATGAGCGTTTGCAAAAAT ACCATGGCTGAACTCCGCGCATCATATGCTAGTGTTACGGCAAGGACATCTAGTCTTCACGACGCTTGTGATCGTGCATTGGCATACCAGACTGCACTTGCGGCTGGCGCTGAACAAATCCGAACCAATTTACACTTCTTCAAGCAAGCCGATATAATTATGAAG AAGTTGAATAATACCACCAAAATATCTCTCACTGGGCAAATGTTTACTGGTATCCTTGCCACAATCGACGAGTGCCTTACATTCCTTCGTCAGCATCCTGAGTACAAAGAATCATCTGCTTATATTGTTAAATATGAACAGTGTCTTAGTAG AGCTATGACGTGGATACGTGTTGGTGTTATGGCTGACATCGAAGCTTCGGTGAATGATGTTAGAGATAGACAATCTCAACTGCAG GTTGATTACGCCAAATTAGGACGTGGTGGTGCTGATGATGACACATTCGCACTGCTATATGGTGTATTTGCTACTCGAGCAAATTCTGTGAA GGCGGCGCTATCGGTAGCCGAACAACGATTTTCGCAAGTTCCAGAGCTGAAGGCAATGCTTGCTGAGTGTCAGCAAGCGTACTTCAATACGAGACAGCAACTACTTACTCCTATAATACAAGCAACTCTAGCTTATATGGCGAG TACTTATGCTGATTCTTCATGTGCATTAACGCGCAGTGGTTGCTCTTTCATCTTGGGTTTGTGTGATGACGAATTCCGGCTATATagacagtttttttcaacGGGTCAGGTATCAGGTGGTCCGCCCTCCCGTTTTGGACGACAAAATAG TTCCAGCCAATCTATTGTTTCGACACGTCAGCAGCAAGCAGATTCCTTGCATCCCTTCGAAGAATTTATTGAAGCGATTTGTCGCCTGTTGTATGATATGTTACGCCCTATCGTTATACACAATCCTCATTTAGAAACGCTTGCTGAGATATGTACCATTCTCAAG GTCGAAATGATTGAAGAAAGGTGCTCAGTTGTGCCAGCAGTTGTTGCTGAAGAGTGTACGTCGTTTGATCCTAGAGCAGGGTTTGTGCACGTTATTGGAGAGCTTGTGGGCGATGTAGCTGAGCGGATCGTGTACAG GGCCGTCTTATATGGACAGACAGATATTGCTGGTTACAAACCCGCCTCAGGAGATCTTGCGTATCCGGAAAAGTTGGAAATGATGAAGAGTATTGAAATGGAAaaccagaagaaagaagagatagAGTTTTCTGAGAACCAAGAAACAG GAAGAGTGCGGAAGGATTCTTCATCTGCTCGTCCCAGTCCCGCGCCCATCTCAGCGGTCGACCTTCACTGTTTGTGGTACCCTACCGTACGGCGTACAGTGATGTGTTTGGCTAAGTTGTACAGGTGTCTCGAT GTGGCAGTGTTCCAGTCGTTAGCACGTGATTTGCTAAGCATGTGTTGTGAGTCCTTGGAGGAAGCTGCTTTGCATATCTCCACATCACCATCTAAAAAG gccgGCCATACGAAAAACTTGGACGGAGAATTGTTTCTTGTCAAACACTTGCTTATTCTGAGGGAGCAAACAACACCGTATAGGCAGGCTGCTCATAG aGCAGACGCCACATTGCCCATGTTGGATTGTTCAATCGATTTCACTAAAATGAAAAGCTCTCTGTTTGATGATAAAAGCCGTTGGTTTGAGTTAAGTTCCAACAACGCTTTCCTCGAGCTCCTTTTTTCG GTTCCGATTCATGTTTCTGAACAAAGTGGTGATACTCGTCGTATCATTGACATTCAACTTCGCACCCGTTGTAATCAGTTGATTGCTACCAGCGCCAATGTCGTCGTTGGTCAATTATTGAAATGGGTAGATAAAGCGGAAGACGAG TTATTAAAACCTGACTTCGATCTCAAGCAACACCCAGATCTCTCGCCTGCGAATCTCAGTGACCTGGCGAAGGTGGCAGTGAAGGCATTGTCACATGCATGGCCTGAG CTTTGTGCGACGTACTCGTTATACATTGGAGTTCCCGAAACTGAAGCAATTTTACTGTCACCAGTTCGTAAACGAATAGCCGACACTTTCGCCAGAGCTTTGTCGTTTGCTGCAAGAGCGTACGACGAAGAAGGGAGAAGTATTGCTGCGCTTCCAACTGTACAACACGTGTATCTCATCCTCAATAAGGAGtga
- a CDS encoding hypothetical protein (NECATOR_CHRI.G2625.T1), with the protein MKRCSPVFNTANEVAVGETTFPIWRDHVKTLLNRQAPSAPELEHVHRPTYVVNEEPPTESEVLVKIRKIKNLVETTESAQKC; encoded by the coding sequence atgaaaagatgttctccagtcttcaacactgccaatgaagtggctgtcggtgaaaCAACgtttccaatttggagggatcacgtcaagaccttgctgaaccggcaagcgccgtcagctcctgaactcgagcacgttcacaGACCGACATATgtggttaacgaggaaccaccgacgGAGTCGGAAGTTCTGGTCAAAATACGAAAGATcaaaaatctggtggagacaaCGGAatcagcgcagaaatgctga
- a CDS encoding hypothetical protein (NECATOR_CHRI.G2623.T1), giving the protein MRSTVDECPVDIILAPSGPPLTDLEYADNVVIFAESSTKLQRYCQPCIEETSRSPCSTSSEEFVGFELEEATWPKTKILDEVEEEDPQRGQAIQARRKILQNME; this is encoded by the exons ATGCGAAGTACAGTAGATGAGTGTCCTGTcgatatcattctagcaccatcaggaccTCCattgactgatctcgagtacgctgacaatgttgttatattcgcagaaagcagtacgaaacttcaaagatattgtcaaccttgtatcgaa gagaccagcagatcgccttgttcaacaagttctgaggagtttgtcgggttcgagctggaagaggccacgTGGCCGAAAACGAAAATTCTGGATGAGGTGGAGGAAGAGGACCCTCAGCGTGGACAGGCAATTCAGGCGAGACGCAAGATtttgcagaatatggaatag
- a CDS encoding hypothetical protein (NECATOR_CHRI.G2627.T1) produces the protein MLTFFETRLPDVVNLLSPTYRYSCLGLYGQFECAYVEKHYDAVGLTYFVVVSSVIFGPMFLFPYSFTSRLLCGRNGHGVG, from the exons ATGTTaacttttttcgaaacacGTCTGCCTGATGTTGTGAATCTTTTGAGTCCAACTTATCGTTATTCATGTCTGGGTCTCTACGGTCAGTTTG AATGTGCCTACGTAGAGAAACATTACGAC GCTGTGGGTCTGACTTATTTCGTTGTCGTTTCATCTGTGATTTTTGGTCCAATGTTTTTGTTCCCGTACTCATTTACATCTCGTCTGCTTTGTG GACGAAATGGCCACGGAGTTGGATAA